TGCTGCTGCTCACATCGTCAAAATCGCTGTCGCCGCTCCTGCTGATAAAGACAAAGCAAACAAAGAACTCCTTAAGTTTGTTTCTCGACAACTTAAGAAAAAAGTTGCGTTTGTTTCTGGATTGCGAAGTAAGGAGAAAAT
The Candidatus Woesearchaeota archaeon DNA segment above includes these coding regions:
- a CDS encoding YggU family protein codes for the protein MLSDYLVNNKIHISVKPNAKKTEILSYDAAAHIVKIAVAAPADKDKANKELLKFVSRQLKKKVAFVSGLRSKEKILKIME